The following proteins are co-located in the Chaetodon auriga isolate fChaAug3 chromosome 23, fChaAug3.hap1, whole genome shotgun sequence genome:
- the abcb11b gene encoding bile salt export pump isoform X2, giving the protein MPSGSVKLQSIKKLGQENHSYDFSDGEPAGPYMKGPASKDNDKGAENEEQPAIRVGFFQLFRFATCNDILMMVAGSVCAVLHGSAQPLMLLVFGLLTDTFIDYDIELNILSDDRRECVNNTIQWKNQTALIQLLYQSDWSSMNTSALPEVRSCGILDIEYEMTKFAFYYVGIGAAVFVLGHFQISLWVTAAARQIQLIRRIYFSKVMRMEIGWFDCTSVGELNTRMSDDINKINDAIADQVAIFLQRFTTFVCGFCVGFVKGWKLTLIIIAASPLIGIGAGLMAMFVAKLTGMELQAYAKAGAVADEVLSSIRTVAAFGGELKEVQRYDRNLVSAQRWGIRKGLIMGFFTGYMWLIIFLCYGLAFWYGSSLVVDTAEYTPGTLLQVFFGVLIAAMNLGQASPCLEAFAAGRGAATIIFETIDREPEIDCLSEAGYKLDRVKGDIEFHNVTFHYPSRPEVKILDQLSVAVNSGETTAFVGPSGAGKSTAVQLIQRFYDPKEGMVTLDGHDIRGLNIQWLRSLIGIVEQEPVLFATSIAENIRYGRPSVSMDDIITAAKEANAYNFIMDLPQKFDTLVGEGGGQMSGGQKQRIAIARALVRNPRILLLDMATSALDNESEAIVQEALDKVRMGRTTISIAHRLSTIKNADVIVGFEHGRAVEKGKHDELLERKGVYFTLVTLQSQGDKALNEKARQLSDKEEESGRISRAGSYRASLRNSIRQRSRSQLSNLIPESSVSIAGEVGPRAYTTLQADKSKSNIPEDDDDELVEPAPVARILKYNAPEWPYMLFGSIGAAINGGVNPVYSLLFSQILATFSITDPVVQRRQIDGVCLFFVIVGVVSFFTQMLQSYAFSKSGELLTRRLRRLGFHAMLGQEIGWFDDHRNSPGALTTRLATDASQVQGATGSQIGMIVNSLTNIGVAVLMSFYFSWKLTMVILCFLPFIALSGGFQAKMLTGFAKEDKQAMEAAGQISGEALNNIRTIAGLGKERVFVERYESQLDAPYQAALKKANVYGICYGFSQCIVFLTNSASYRFGGFLVKQEGLHFSLVFRVISAIITSGTALGRASSYTPDYAKAKISAARFFQLLDRVPQISVYSPEGEKWDNFQGNIDFIDCKFTYPTRPDIQVLNGLNVSVKPGQTLAFVGSSGCGKSTSVQLLERFYDPDHGRVLIDGHDTSRVNVPFLRSKIGIVSQEPILFDCSIAENIKYGDNMREIGMNEVMSAAKKAQLHDFVMALPEKYDTNVGAQGSQLSRGQKQRIAIARAIIRDPKILLLDEATSALDTESEKTVQEALDKAREGRTCIVIAHRLSTIQNSDIIAVMSRGYVIEKGTHDHLMTLKGAYYKLVTTGAPIS; this is encoded by the exons ATGCCGTCGGGATCAGTGAAATTGCAAAGCATTAAAAAACTGGGACAGGAAAACCACAGCTATGACTTTTCAGATGGAG AACCAGCTGGCCCCTACAT GAAGGGCCCAGCTTCCAAGGACAATGACAA GGGCGCAGAAAATGAGGAGCAGCCAGCCATCAGAGTTGGCTTCTTCCAGCTG TTCCGTTTTGCCACGTGCAATGACATACTGATGATGGTGGCGGGCAGCGTGTGCGCGGTGCTGCACGGCTCGGCCCAGCCCCTCATGCTCCTGGTGTTCGGCCTGCTCACCGACACCTTCATCGATTACGACATCGAGCTGAACATACTGAGCGACGACAGGAGGGAGTGCGTGAACAACACGATCCAGTGGAAGAACCAGACCGCACTGATCCAGCTGCTGTACCAGTCAGACTGGAGCTCCATGAACACTTCAGCACTGCCGGAGGTCAGGTCGTGTGG GATTCTCGACATTGAATATGAAATGACTAAATTCGCCTTCTATTACGTTGGCATTGGAGCAGCTGTGTTCGTGCTGGGACACTTTCAG ATCTCCCTGTGGGTGACGGCCGCTGCCAGGCAGATTCAGCTCATCAGGAGAATATACTTCAGCAAAGTGATGAGGATGGAGATCGGCTGGTTCGACTGCACCTCTGTCGGGGAGCTCAACACTCGCATGTCAGA TGATATCAACAAGATCAACGACGCCATTGCGGATCAAGTCGCCATTTTTTTGCAGCGCTTCACCAcgtttgtgtgtggtttctgCGTTGGCTTTGTGAAAGGATGGAAGTTAACGCTTATCATCATCGCAGCCAGTCCACTGATCGGGATTGGAGCTGGTTTAATGGCGATG TTTGTGGCCAAGCTGACAGGGATGGAGCTGCAGGCCTACGCCAAAGCTGGAGCTGTGGCCGACGAGGTCCTCTCGTCTATCAGGACTGTGGCTGCTTTCGGTGGAGAGTTGAAAGAAGTGCAAAG GTACGACAGGAACTTGGTCTCGGCGCAGCGCTGGGGCATCAGAAAAGGTCTGATCATGGGCTTTTTCACTGGATACATGTGGCTGATCATCTTTCTGTGCTATGGTCTGGCCTTCTGGTATGGCTCCAGTCTGGTGGTGGACACTGCGGAGTACACACCAGGAACGCTGCTGCAG GTGTTCTTCGGTGTTTTGATAGCAGCCATGAATTTGGGGCAGGCCTCCCCATGCCTGGAGGCCTTTGCTGCAGGTCGTGGAGCTGCGACCATCATCTTTGAGACTATCGACAGA GAGCCTGAGATTGACTGTTTATCTGAGGCCGGATACAAGCTCGACAGGGTCAAAGGAGACATTGAGTTTCACAACGTGACCTTCCACTACCCCTCCAGACCTGAAGTCAAG ATCCTGGACCAGCTCAGTGTTGCAGTGAATTCAGGGGAGACCACAGCGTTTGTCGGCCCCAGCGGAGCCGGGAAGAGTACGGCTGTTCAGCTCATCCAGCGCTTCTATGACCCCAAAGAGGGAATG GTGACCCTCGACGGCCATGACATCAGAGGGCTGAACATCCAATGGCTGCGCTCGCTGATCGGCATCGTGGAGCAGGAGCCTGTGCTCTTTGCCACCTCCATTGCTGAGAATATACGCTATGGTCGACCCAGCGTCTCcatggatgacatcatcactgcGGCAAAAGAGGCCAACGCTTACAACTTCATCATGGACCTGCCGCAG AAATTCGACACCTTGGTGGGTGAAGGCGGAGGTCAGATGAGCGGCGGTCAGAAGCAGCGTATCGCCATCGCTCGTGCTTTGGTCAGGAATCCTCGAatcctgctgctggacatgGCGACCTCTGCGCTTGACAACGAGAGCGAGGCCATAGTTCAGGAAGCTCTGGATAAA GTACGAATGGGTCGCACCACCATCTCGATCGCCCACCGGCTGTCCACCATAAAGAACGCCGATGTGATTGTCGGCTTTGAGCACGGCCGAGCTGTGGAGAAGGGCAAACACGACGAACTGCTGGAGAGGAAGGGGGTGTACTTCACTCTGGTCACCCTGCAGAGCCAAGGAGACAAGGCTCTGAACGAGAAGGCTCGACAGC TGAGTGACAAAGAAGAGGAGTCAGGGAGGATCTCCAGAGCAGGCAGCTACCGCGCCAGTTTGAG AAACTCGATCCGCCAGCGGTCCCGATCGCAGCTGTCCAATCTGATCCCGGAGTCCTCTGTGTCCATTGCTGGAGAGGTCGGCCCCCGAGCCTACACCACGTTACAGGCAGACAAATccaag AGTAACATCCCGGAGGACGACGATGACGAGCTTGTGGAGCCCGCTCCAGTCGCCAGGATCCTGAAGTACAACGCACCCGAGTGGCCCTACATGCTTTTTGGATCCATCGGAGCGGCCATCAATGGAGGAGTCAACCCCGTCTACTCTCTGCTGTTCAGTCAGATCTTGGCG acctTCTCAATAACAGATCCTGTGGTTCAGAGGAGGCAGATTGATGGCGTCTGCCTGTTCTTCGTCATCGTCGGCGTGGTCTCTTTCTTCACCCAgatgctgcag aGTTACGCCTTCTCAAAGtctggggagctgctgacccGCAGATTGAGGCGGCTCGGCTTCCACGCCATGCTGGGGCAAGAGATCGGCTGGTTTGATGATCACAGAAACAGCCCCGGAGCTCTGACCACACGTCTGGCAACTGATGCCTCACAAGTTCAAGGA GCCACGGGCTCGCAGATCGGCATGATCGTCAACTCTCTGACCAACATCGGCGTGGCCGTCCTCATGTCCTTCTACTTCAGCTGGAAGCTCACGATGGTCATCCTGTGCTTCCTGCCGTTCATCGCTCTGTCAGGTGGCTTCCAGGCTAAGATGCTGACAGGGTTCGCGAAGGAGGACAAGCAGGCCATGGAGGCCGCCGGACAG ATTTCCGGTGAGGCGCTGAACAACATCCGCACCATCGCAGGCCTGGGGAAGGAGAGGGTTTTTGTGGAGCGGTATGAAAGCCAGCTCGATGCTCCGTATCAAGCCGCCCTGAAGAAGGCGAACGTGTACGGCATCTGCTACGGTTTCTCCCAGTGCATCGTCTTCCTGACCAACTCGGCCTCCTACAGGTTTGGAGGTTTCTTGGTGAAACAGGAGGGGCTCCATTTCAGCTTGGTGTTCAG GGTCATCTCAGCCATCATCACCAGCGGCACCGCCCTCGGCAGGGCCTCGTCTTACACACCAGACTACGCCAAAGCCAAGATTTCAGCAGCACGCTTCTTCCAGCTGCTGGACCGTGTGCCTCAGATCAGCGTCTACAGtccagagggagaaaaatgg GATAACTTCCAAGGGAACATTGACTTCATTGACTGCAAGTTCACCTACCCCACCAGGCCAGACATCCAGGTCCTGAATGGGCTGAATGTGTCCGTGAAGCCCGGCCAGACGCTGGCCTTTGTGGGCAGCAGCGGCTGCGGGAAGAGCACCAGCgtgcagctgctggagaggtTTTATGATCCAGACCACGGCAGAGTg CTGATTGACGGCCATGACACAAGTCGCGTCAACGTGCCCTTCCTGCGCTCAAAGATTGGCATCGTGTCCCAGGAGCCCATCTTGTTCGACTGCAGCATCGCGGAGAACATCAAGTACGGCGACAACATGAGGGAAATCGGCATGAATGAGGTCATGTCCGCCGCCAAGAAGGCCCAGCTGCACGACTTTGTCATGGCTCTCCCTGAG
- the abcb11b gene encoding bile salt export pump isoform X1 has translation MPSGSVKLQSIKKLGQENHSYDFSDGGNAKSCLISRLSNEQPAIRVGFFQLFRFATCNDILMMVAGSVCAVLHGSAQPLMLLVFGLLTDTFIDYDIELNILSDDRRECVNNTIQWKNQTALIQLLYQSDWSSMNTSALPEVRSCGILDIEYEMTKFAFYYVGIGAAVFVLGHFQISLWVTAAARQIQLIRRIYFSKVMRMEIGWFDCTSVGELNTRMSDDINKINDAIADQVAIFLQRFTTFVCGFCVGFVKGWKLTLIIIAASPLIGIGAGLMAMFVAKLTGMELQAYAKAGAVADEVLSSIRTVAAFGGELKEVQRYDRNLVSAQRWGIRKGLIMGFFTGYMWLIIFLCYGLAFWYGSSLVVDTAEYTPGTLLQVFFGVLIAAMNLGQASPCLEAFAAGRGAATIIFETIDREPEIDCLSEAGYKLDRVKGDIEFHNVTFHYPSRPEVKILDQLSVAVNSGETTAFVGPSGAGKSTAVQLIQRFYDPKEGMVTLDGHDIRGLNIQWLRSLIGIVEQEPVLFATSIAENIRYGRPSVSMDDIITAAKEANAYNFIMDLPQKFDTLVGEGGGQMSGGQKQRIAIARALVRNPRILLLDMATSALDNESEAIVQEALDKVRMGRTTISIAHRLSTIKNADVIVGFEHGRAVEKGKHDELLERKGVYFTLVTLQSQGDKALNEKARQRRSNVCSHPHAESGRISRAGSYRASLRNSIRQRSRSQLSNLIPESSVSIAGEVGPRAYTTLQADKSKSNIPEDDDDELVEPAPVARILKYNAPEWPYMLFGSIGAAINGGVNPVYSLLFSQILATFSITDPVVQRRQIDGVCLFFVIVGVVSFFTQMLQSYAFSKSGELLTRRLRRLGFHAMLGQEIGWFDDHRNSPGALTTRLATDASQVQGATGSQIGMIVNSLTNIGVAVLMSFYFSWKLTMVILCFLPFIALSGGFQAKMLTGFAKEDKQAMEAAGQISGEALNNIRTIAGLGKERVFVERYESQLDAPYQAALKKANVYGICYGFSQCIVFLTNSASYRFGGFLVKQEGLHFSLVFRVISAIITSGTALGRASSYTPDYAKAKISAARFFQLLDRVPQISVYSPEGEKWDNFQGNIDFIDCKFTYPTRPDIQVLNGLNVSVKPGQTLAFVGSSGCGKSTSVQLLERFYDPDHGRVLIDGHDTSRVNVPFLRSKIGIVSQEPILFDCSIAENIKYGDNMREIGMNEVMSAAKKAQLHDFVMALPEKYDTNVGAQGSQLSRGQKQRIAIARAIIRDPKILLLDEATSALDTESEKTVQEALDKAREGRTCIVIAHRLSTIQNSDIIAVMSRGYVIEKGTHDHLMTLKGAYYKLVTTGAPIS, from the exons ATGCCGTCGGGATCAGTGAAATTGCAAAGCATTAAAAAACTGGGACAGGAAAACCACAGCTATGACTTTTCAGATGGAGGTAATGCAAAATCATGTTTAATCTCCAGACTGTCAAAT GAGCAGCCAGCCATCAGAGTTGGCTTCTTCCAGCTG TTCCGTTTTGCCACGTGCAATGACATACTGATGATGGTGGCGGGCAGCGTGTGCGCGGTGCTGCACGGCTCGGCCCAGCCCCTCATGCTCCTGGTGTTCGGCCTGCTCACCGACACCTTCATCGATTACGACATCGAGCTGAACATACTGAGCGACGACAGGAGGGAGTGCGTGAACAACACGATCCAGTGGAAGAACCAGACCGCACTGATCCAGCTGCTGTACCAGTCAGACTGGAGCTCCATGAACACTTCAGCACTGCCGGAGGTCAGGTCGTGTGG GATTCTCGACATTGAATATGAAATGACTAAATTCGCCTTCTATTACGTTGGCATTGGAGCAGCTGTGTTCGTGCTGGGACACTTTCAG ATCTCCCTGTGGGTGACGGCCGCTGCCAGGCAGATTCAGCTCATCAGGAGAATATACTTCAGCAAAGTGATGAGGATGGAGATCGGCTGGTTCGACTGCACCTCTGTCGGGGAGCTCAACACTCGCATGTCAGA TGATATCAACAAGATCAACGACGCCATTGCGGATCAAGTCGCCATTTTTTTGCAGCGCTTCACCAcgtttgtgtgtggtttctgCGTTGGCTTTGTGAAAGGATGGAAGTTAACGCTTATCATCATCGCAGCCAGTCCACTGATCGGGATTGGAGCTGGTTTAATGGCGATG TTTGTGGCCAAGCTGACAGGGATGGAGCTGCAGGCCTACGCCAAAGCTGGAGCTGTGGCCGACGAGGTCCTCTCGTCTATCAGGACTGTGGCTGCTTTCGGTGGAGAGTTGAAAGAAGTGCAAAG GTACGACAGGAACTTGGTCTCGGCGCAGCGCTGGGGCATCAGAAAAGGTCTGATCATGGGCTTTTTCACTGGATACATGTGGCTGATCATCTTTCTGTGCTATGGTCTGGCCTTCTGGTATGGCTCCAGTCTGGTGGTGGACACTGCGGAGTACACACCAGGAACGCTGCTGCAG GTGTTCTTCGGTGTTTTGATAGCAGCCATGAATTTGGGGCAGGCCTCCCCATGCCTGGAGGCCTTTGCTGCAGGTCGTGGAGCTGCGACCATCATCTTTGAGACTATCGACAGA GAGCCTGAGATTGACTGTTTATCTGAGGCCGGATACAAGCTCGACAGGGTCAAAGGAGACATTGAGTTTCACAACGTGACCTTCCACTACCCCTCCAGACCTGAAGTCAAG ATCCTGGACCAGCTCAGTGTTGCAGTGAATTCAGGGGAGACCACAGCGTTTGTCGGCCCCAGCGGAGCCGGGAAGAGTACGGCTGTTCAGCTCATCCAGCGCTTCTATGACCCCAAAGAGGGAATG GTGACCCTCGACGGCCATGACATCAGAGGGCTGAACATCCAATGGCTGCGCTCGCTGATCGGCATCGTGGAGCAGGAGCCTGTGCTCTTTGCCACCTCCATTGCTGAGAATATACGCTATGGTCGACCCAGCGTCTCcatggatgacatcatcactgcGGCAAAAGAGGCCAACGCTTACAACTTCATCATGGACCTGCCGCAG AAATTCGACACCTTGGTGGGTGAAGGCGGAGGTCAGATGAGCGGCGGTCAGAAGCAGCGTATCGCCATCGCTCGTGCTTTGGTCAGGAATCCTCGAatcctgctgctggacatgGCGACCTCTGCGCTTGACAACGAGAGCGAGGCCATAGTTCAGGAAGCTCTGGATAAA GTACGAATGGGTCGCACCACCATCTCGATCGCCCACCGGCTGTCCACCATAAAGAACGCCGATGTGATTGTCGGCTTTGAGCACGGCCGAGCTGTGGAGAAGGGCAAACACGACGAACTGCTGGAGAGGAAGGGGGTGTACTTCACTCTGGTCACCCTGCAGAGCCAAGGAGACAAGGCTCTGAACGAGAAGGCTCGACAGCGTAGGTCCAACGTCTGCTCTCACCCACACGCA GAGTCAGGGAGGATCTCCAGAGCAGGCAGCTACCGCGCCAGTTTGAG AAACTCGATCCGCCAGCGGTCCCGATCGCAGCTGTCCAATCTGATCCCGGAGTCCTCTGTGTCCATTGCTGGAGAGGTCGGCCCCCGAGCCTACACCACGTTACAGGCAGACAAATccaag AGTAACATCCCGGAGGACGACGATGACGAGCTTGTGGAGCCCGCTCCAGTCGCCAGGATCCTGAAGTACAACGCACCCGAGTGGCCCTACATGCTTTTTGGATCCATCGGAGCGGCCATCAATGGAGGAGTCAACCCCGTCTACTCTCTGCTGTTCAGTCAGATCTTGGCG acctTCTCAATAACAGATCCTGTGGTTCAGAGGAGGCAGATTGATGGCGTCTGCCTGTTCTTCGTCATCGTCGGCGTGGTCTCTTTCTTCACCCAgatgctgcag aGTTACGCCTTCTCAAAGtctggggagctgctgacccGCAGATTGAGGCGGCTCGGCTTCCACGCCATGCTGGGGCAAGAGATCGGCTGGTTTGATGATCACAGAAACAGCCCCGGAGCTCTGACCACACGTCTGGCAACTGATGCCTCACAAGTTCAAGGA GCCACGGGCTCGCAGATCGGCATGATCGTCAACTCTCTGACCAACATCGGCGTGGCCGTCCTCATGTCCTTCTACTTCAGCTGGAAGCTCACGATGGTCATCCTGTGCTTCCTGCCGTTCATCGCTCTGTCAGGTGGCTTCCAGGCTAAGATGCTGACAGGGTTCGCGAAGGAGGACAAGCAGGCCATGGAGGCCGCCGGACAG ATTTCCGGTGAGGCGCTGAACAACATCCGCACCATCGCAGGCCTGGGGAAGGAGAGGGTTTTTGTGGAGCGGTATGAAAGCCAGCTCGATGCTCCGTATCAAGCCGCCCTGAAGAAGGCGAACGTGTACGGCATCTGCTACGGTTTCTCCCAGTGCATCGTCTTCCTGACCAACTCGGCCTCCTACAGGTTTGGAGGTTTCTTGGTGAAACAGGAGGGGCTCCATTTCAGCTTGGTGTTCAG GGTCATCTCAGCCATCATCACCAGCGGCACCGCCCTCGGCAGGGCCTCGTCTTACACACCAGACTACGCCAAAGCCAAGATTTCAGCAGCACGCTTCTTCCAGCTGCTGGACCGTGTGCCTCAGATCAGCGTCTACAGtccagagggagaaaaatgg GATAACTTCCAAGGGAACATTGACTTCATTGACTGCAAGTTCACCTACCCCACCAGGCCAGACATCCAGGTCCTGAATGGGCTGAATGTGTCCGTGAAGCCCGGCCAGACGCTGGCCTTTGTGGGCAGCAGCGGCTGCGGGAAGAGCACCAGCgtgcagctgctggagaggtTTTATGATCCAGACCACGGCAGAGTg CTGATTGACGGCCATGACACAAGTCGCGTCAACGTGCCCTTCCTGCGCTCAAAGATTGGCATCGTGTCCCAGGAGCCCATCTTGTTCGACTGCAGCATCGCGGAGAACATCAAGTACGGCGACAACATGAGGGAAATCGGCATGAATGAGGTCATGTCCGCCGCCAAGAAGGCCCAGCTGCACGACTTTGTCATGGCTCTCCCTGAG